A genomic region of Ewingella sp. CoE-038-23 contains the following coding sequences:
- the infB gene encoding translation initiation factor IF-2, with protein sequence MTDVTVKSLAAEIQTPVDRLVQQFADAGIDKSEADSVTQQEKETLLAHLNRGNGSAPNKLTLQRKTRSTLNIPSTGGKSKSVQIEVRKKRTYVKRDMTEAEQAQAEAEEQAKREAEEQAQRAAAEQAQREAQEKAKRAAEEQAKREAAEKAKRDAAEKDKVTNQHTDEVTKPAQADKARREAEAAELKRKTEEEAQRKIEENAKRVAEEARKMADSGVWTEVVAPSESESADYHVTTSTHARAAEDENDAKVEGDRRSRTRGGKATKQKKGNKLSESKADREEARAVGRNGKGKRKPSTLQQSFNKPVVAVNRDVVLGETITVAELANKMAVKGSQVIKTMMKLGAMATINQVIDQETAQLVAEEMGHKVILRRENELEEALMSDRDTGASAAAEPRAPVVTIMGHVDHGKTSLLDYIRSTKVAAGEAGGITQHIGAYHVETENGMITFLDTPGHAAFTSMRARGAQATDIVVLVVSADDGVMPQTIEAVQHAKAAGVPIVVAVNKIDKPEADPDRVRTELSQYGVMPEEWGGESQFVHVSAKAGTGIDELLDAILLQAEVLELKAVRSGMASGVVIESFLDKGRGPVATVLVQEGTLNKGDIILCGFEYGRVRAMRDELGRDISSAGPSIPVEVLGLSSVPAAGDEVTVVRDEKKAREVALYRQGKFREVKLARQQKSKLENMFANMTEGEVSELNIVLKSDVQGSCEAISDALQNLSTDEVKVKIVGMGVGGITETDATLAAASNAIILGFNVRADASARRVVESESLDLRYYSVIYNLIDEVKQAMSGMLAPEYKQQIIGLAEVRDVFKSPKFGAIAGCMVTEGMIKRNNPIRVLRDNVVIYEGELESLRRFKDDVAEVRNGMECGIGVKNYNDVRTGDVIEVFEIIEIKRTIA encoded by the coding sequence ATGACAGATGTAACCGTAAAATCGCTGGCAGCAGAGATTCAAACTCCGGTTGATCGCCTGGTACAGCAATTTGCTGATGCAGGGATCGACAAGTCTGAAGCTGACTCTGTCACCCAGCAAGAAAAAGAGACATTATTGGCGCACTTGAACCGTGGAAACGGCAGTGCTCCAAACAAACTGACCTTACAACGCAAAACGCGTAGTACACTGAACATTCCGAGCACCGGCGGAAAGAGTAAATCGGTGCAAATCGAAGTCCGCAAGAAACGCACTTATGTAAAACGTGATATGACCGAAGCTGAACAAGCCCAGGCCGAAGCGGAAGAGCAGGCGAAGCGTGAAGCGGAAGAACAGGCACAGCGTGCAGCAGCAGAGCAAGCCCAGCGCGAAGCTCAAGAAAAAGCGAAGCGCGCCGCCGAAGAGCAAGCCAAACGTGAGGCCGCTGAAAAAGCTAAGCGCGACGCAGCGGAAAAAGACAAAGTGACAAATCAACATACCGACGAAGTAACCAAACCAGCTCAGGCAGATAAAGCACGCCGTGAAGCTGAAGCCGCAGAGCTGAAACGCAAAACGGAAGAAGAAGCCCAGCGTAAGATCGAAGAAAACGCGAAACGCGTTGCTGAAGAGGCCCGTAAAATGGCTGACTCTGGCGTCTGGACTGAAGTTGTTGCGCCAAGCGAATCCGAATCCGCTGACTATCATGTCACCACTTCTACCCACGCTCGTGCAGCTGAAGACGAAAATGACGCCAAGGTTGAAGGCGATCGTCGCAGCCGTACTCGCGGTGGCAAAGCGACCAAGCAGAAGAAAGGCAATAAACTGTCTGAATCTAAAGCAGACCGCGAAGAAGCGCGCGCTGTAGGTCGTAATGGTAAAGGCAAACGTAAGCCAAGCACGCTGCAACAGAGCTTCAATAAGCCAGTTGTTGCTGTAAACCGTGACGTTGTGCTGGGTGAAACCATCACCGTTGCTGAGCTGGCGAACAAAATGGCTGTTAAAGGCTCTCAGGTCATCAAAACGATGATGAAGCTGGGCGCGATGGCGACCATCAACCAGGTTATCGATCAGGAAACTGCTCAGCTGGTTGCTGAAGAAATGGGCCATAAAGTTATCCTGCGTCGTGAAAACGAGCTGGAAGAAGCGCTGATGAGCGACCGTGACACAGGTGCGTCAGCAGCTGCTGAGCCACGTGCTCCAGTTGTGACCATCATGGGCCACGTTGACCACGGTAAAACCTCTCTGCTTGACTACATTCGTTCAACGAAAGTCGCAGCGGGCGAAGCCGGCGGTATTACGCAGCACATCGGTGCTTATCACGTTGAAACTGAAAACGGCATGATCACCTTCCTGGATACTCCAGGACACGCCGCATTTACCTCAATGCGTGCTCGTGGTGCTCAGGCAACGGATATCGTGGTTCTGGTTGTTTCTGCAGATGATGGCGTAATGCCACAAACCATCGAAGCTGTTCAGCATGCGAAAGCCGCTGGCGTGCCAATCGTGGTTGCAGTAAACAAAATTGATAAACCAGAAGCGGATCCAGATCGCGTTCGCACCGAACTGTCTCAGTACGGCGTTATGCCAGAAGAGTGGGGCGGCGAGTCTCAGTTCGTACACGTTTCTGCGAAAGCAGGTACAGGTATCGACGAACTGCTGGACGCTATCCTGCTGCAAGCCGAAGTTCTTGAACTGAAAGCAGTTCGCAGCGGTATGGCAAGCGGTGTGGTTATCGAATCCTTCCTGGATAAAGGCCGTGGCCCAGTGGCGACTGTCCTAGTTCAAGAGGGTACGCTGAACAAGGGTGATATCATCCTGTGTGGCTTCGAATACGGCCGTGTTCGTGCAATGCGTGATGAGTTGGGCCGTGACATTTCGTCTGCGGGTCCTTCTATCCCTGTGGAAGTGCTGGGTCTGTCTAGCGTTCCTGCTGCCGGTGACGAAGTGACTGTTGTACGTGACGAGAAGAAAGCCCGTGAAGTTGCCCTGTATCGTCAAGGTAAGTTCCGTGAAGTTAAACTGGCTCGCCAGCAGAAATCTAAACTGGAAAACATGTTTGCGAACATGACTGAAGGCGAAGTTTCTGAACTGAACATCGTTCTGAAGTCTGACGTACAAGGTTCTTGTGAAGCGATTTCTGACGCGCTGCAAAATCTGTCTACCGACGAAGTGAAAGTTAAGATTGTTGGTATGGGCGTAGGTGGTATCACCGAAACCGACGCAACGCTGGCTGCCGCTTCTAACGCTATCATCCTTGGCTTCAACGTACGTGCCGATGCATCTGCTCGCCGTGTCGTAGAAAGCGAAAGTCTGGATCTGCGTTACTACTCCGTCATCTATAACCTGATTGACGAAGTTAAGCAGGCGATGAGCGGTATGTTGGCGCCAGAATACAAACAGCAAATCATTGGTCTGGCTGAAGTTCGTGACGTGTTCAAGTCACCGAAATTTGGCGCAATCGCAGGCTGTATGGTTACTGAAGGTATGATTAAGCGTAACAACCCAATCCGTGTACTACGTGACAACGTGGTTATCTATGAAGGCGAGCTGGAATCCCTGCGCCGCTTCAAAGATGACGTTGCCGAAGTTCGTAACGGCATGGAATGTGGTATCGGCGTGAAGAACTACAACGATGTGCGTACTGGCGATGTGATCGAAGTATTCGAAATCATCGAGATCAAACGTACCATCGCGTAA
- the yrbN gene encoding protein YrbN — translation MTENFLDELCRLAAIINEARVHDY, via the coding sequence ATGACAGAAAATTTTCTCGACGAGTTATGTAGACTGGCTGCCATTATTAATGAGGCACGTGTACATGACTACTGA
- a CDS encoding luciferase-like monooxygenase has protein sequence MSEKYTVPLSVLDLAPVPQGSSPKQAFHSSLELAQHAEKLGYKRYWMAEHHNMIGIASAATSVLLGFIAGGTKTIRIGSGGVMLPNHSPLVIAEQFGTLATLYPDRVDLGLGRAPGTDQRTMIALRRHMSGDVDNFPRDVQELQHYFGDVQPGQPVQAVPGQGLHVPLWLLGSSLYSAQLAAALGLPFVFASHFAPDMLYQALAIYRSQFKPSEQLEKPHAMVCINAIAADTDEEARRMFTSNQQQFINLRRGNPGKLPAPVDNIESLWSASERFGVDQALRMSVVGNKETIRTGLQNILRETEADELMINGQIFDHQARLHSFDIVSQLQGDLVKEVRIG, from the coding sequence ATGTCTGAGAAATACACCGTTCCCCTTTCCGTGCTGGATTTAGCCCCCGTACCTCAAGGTTCAAGCCCTAAACAAGCCTTTCATTCTTCGCTGGAGTTAGCGCAACACGCTGAAAAGCTTGGCTATAAGCGTTACTGGATGGCCGAGCACCACAACATGATTGGTATCGCCAGTGCGGCGACCTCGGTACTGCTTGGCTTTATCGCTGGCGGCACCAAAACCATCCGTATAGGCTCCGGCGGCGTGATGCTGCCCAATCACTCACCCTTAGTGATTGCCGAGCAGTTCGGCACCTTGGCAACGCTCTATCCGGACCGTGTCGATCTGGGCCTGGGCCGTGCGCCGGGCACTGACCAGCGCACGATGATTGCGCTGCGCCGCCATATGTCTGGCGATGTGGATAATTTCCCGCGCGACGTGCAGGAGTTGCAGCACTACTTTGGCGATGTCCAGCCGGGCCAGCCTGTACAAGCCGTGCCGGGTCAGGGCCTGCACGTACCGCTGTGGCTACTGGGTTCCAGCCTGTATAGCGCACAACTGGCTGCAGCACTAGGTTTGCCGTTTGTCTTCGCCTCCCACTTCGCACCAGACATGCTGTATCAGGCGCTGGCGATTTATCGCAGCCAGTTCAAACCTTCAGAGCAGCTTGAAAAGCCGCATGCCATGGTGTGCATCAACGCCATCGCGGCCGATACTGATGAAGAAGCGCGCCGCATGTTCACCTCGAACCAGCAGCAGTTCATCAATCTGCGTCGCGGCAATCCGGGCAAACTGCCAGCGCCGGTGGATAACATTGAAAGTCTGTGGTCGGCGTCTGAACGCTTTGGCGTAGATCAGGCACTGCGCATGTCAGTGGTGGGGAATAAAGAGACTATCCGCACCGGCCTGCAAAATATCCTGCGCGAAACCGAAGCCGACGAATTGATGATTAATGGCCAGATTTTTGACCATCAGGCGCGCTTGCACTCTTTCGACATTGTTTCGCAGTTGCAGGGCGACCTGGTGAAAGAAGTGCGGATCGGCTAA
- the pnp gene encoding polyribonucleotide nucleotidyltransferase, with the protein MLNPTIRKFQYGQHTVTLETGMMARQATAAVMVSMDDTAVFVTVVGQKKAKPGQSFFPLTVNYQERTYAAGRIPGSFFRREGRPSEGETLTSRLIDRPIRPLFPDSFLNEVQVIATVVSLNPQVNPDIVAMIGASAALSLSGIPFNGPIGAARVGYINDQYVLNPTADELKTSRLDLVVAGTQGAVLMVESEAEVLSEDQMLGAVVFGHEQQQIVIDNINSLVAEVGKEKWDWQPEVVNAELHARVAALSEARLGDAYLITEKQERYTQINTIKAEVVQTLQAEDETLDAGEISDLLGSIEKNVVRSRVLRGEPRIDGREKDMIRGLDVRTGVLPRTHGSALFTRGETQALVTATLGTARDAQNLDELMGEKTDSFLFHYNFPPYSVGETGMVGSPKRREIGHGRLAKRGVLAMMPKPEDFPYTVRVVSEITESNGSSSMASVCGASLALMDAGVPIKAAVAGIAMGLVKEDENFVVLSDILGDEDHLGDMDFKVAGSRDGITALQMDIKIEGITREIMQVALNQAKGARLHILGVMEQAISTPRGDISQFAPRIHTIKISPDKIKDVIGKGGSVIRALTEETGTTIEIEDDGTVKIAATDGEKAKYAIRRIEEITAEIEVGRIYQGKVTRIVDFGAFVAIGGGKEGLVHISQIADKRVEKVTDYLQMGQEVPVKVLEVDRQGRVRLSIKEATTPSSDETAEPSAE; encoded by the coding sequence TTGCTTAATCCGACTATTCGTAAATTCCAATACGGTCAACATACCGTAACGCTTGAAACCGGTATGATGGCTCGTCAAGCGACAGCCGCAGTTATGGTTAGCATGGACGACACCGCAGTATTCGTTACTGTTGTTGGCCAAAAGAAAGCAAAACCAGGTCAGAGCTTCTTCCCACTGACCGTAAACTATCAGGAGCGTACTTACGCTGCTGGCCGTATCCCGGGTAGCTTCTTCCGTCGTGAAGGCCGCCCAAGTGAAGGCGAAACGCTGACTTCACGTCTGATTGACCGTCCAATTCGTCCACTGTTCCCAGATAGCTTCCTGAATGAAGTTCAGGTTATTGCTACCGTGGTTTCTCTGAACCCACAGGTGAACCCAGATATCGTTGCGATGATTGGTGCTTCTGCTGCACTGAGCCTGTCTGGTATTCCATTCAATGGCCCAATCGGTGCTGCACGCGTTGGTTACATCAATGACCAATACGTTCTGAACCCAACCGCTGACGAACTGAAAACCAGCCGCCTGGACTTGGTGGTTGCCGGTACTCAGGGCGCTGTGCTGATGGTTGAATCTGAAGCTGAAGTATTGAGCGAAGATCAGATGCTGGGCGCAGTCGTGTTCGGTCACGAACAACAACAAATCGTTATCGACAACATCAACTCTTTAGTTGCTGAAGTGGGTAAAGAGAAGTGGGATTGGCAGCCAGAAGTCGTGAATGCAGAACTGCACGCACGCGTTGCTGCTCTGTCCGAAGCTCGTCTGGGTGATGCTTACCTGATCACTGAGAAACAAGAGCGTTACACTCAGATCAACACCATCAAAGCTGAAGTTGTGCAGACTCTGCAAGCTGAAGATGAGACTCTGGACGCTGGCGAAATCTCTGATCTGCTGGGCAGCATCGAGAAAAACGTCGTTCGTAGCCGTGTGCTGCGTGGCGAGCCGCGTATTGACGGTCGCGAAAAAGACATGATCCGTGGTCTGGACGTGCGTACTGGCGTTCTGCCTCGTACTCACGGCTCTGCTCTGTTCACCCGTGGTGAAACTCAGGCACTGGTTACTGCAACGCTGGGTACTGCCCGTGATGCACAGAACCTTGACGAGTTGATGGGCGAGAAGACAGATAGCTTCCTGTTCCACTACAATTTCCCTCCATACTCTGTAGGTGAAACCGGTATGGTTGGCTCGCCAAAACGTCGTGAAATTGGTCACGGTCGTCTGGCGAAACGCGGTGTGTTGGCGATGATGCCTAAACCAGAAGACTTCCCGTACACCGTGCGCGTTGTTTCTGAAATCACCGAGTCTAACGGTTCTTCTTCAATGGCTTCCGTTTGTGGCGCTTCTCTGGCACTGATGGACGCAGGTGTACCAATCAAAGCGGCCGTTGCTGGTATCGCGATGGGTCTGGTTAAAGAAGACGAAAACTTTGTGGTTCTGTCTGACATTCTGGGTGACGAAGATCACCTGGGCGACATGGACTTCAAAGTGGCCGGTAGCCGTGACGGTATTACCGCACTGCAGATGGACATCAAAATTGAAGGTATTACCCGCGAAATCATGCAGGTTGCTCTGAACCAAGCTAAGGGTGCGCGTCTGCACATTCTGGGCGTGATGGAACAGGCTATCAGCACGCCGCGCGGTGATATTTCTCAGTTCGCACCACGCATCCACACCATCAAGATCAGCCCAGATAAAATCAAGGACGTGATCGGTAAAGGTGGTTCAGTGATCCGTGCGCTGACTGAAGAAACCGGCACTACCATTGAAATTGAAGATGATGGTACAGTTAAAATCGCTGCGACCGACGGTGAGAAAGCGAAATACGCTATCCGTCGTATCGAAGAGATCACTGCTGAAATCGAAGTTGGCCGTATCTACCAAGGTAAAGTTACCCGTATCGTAGATTTCGGTGCCTTCGTGGCTATCGGCGGCGGTAAAGAAGGTCTGGTCCACATCTCTCAAATAGCTGATAAGCGTGTTGAGAAAGTGACTGACTATCTGCAGATGGGTCAAGAAGTTCCAGTTAAAGTTCTGGAAGTTGACCGTCAGGGCCGCGTTCGCTTGAGCATCAAAGAAGCGACTACGCCAAGCTCGGATGAAACTGCAGAGCCTTCAGCTGAGTAA
- the rpsO gene encoding 30S ribosomal protein S15, which yields MSLSVEAKAQIVADFGRGTNDSGSTEVQVALLTAQINHLQGHFAEHKKDHHSRRGLLRMVSQRRKLLDYLKRKDVARYTSLIERLGLRR from the coding sequence ATGTCTCTAAGCGTTGAAGCTAAAGCTCAAATCGTTGCAGACTTTGGTCGTGGCACTAACGACAGTGGTTCTACCGAAGTTCAGGTTGCTCTGCTGACTGCTCAAATTAACCATCTGCAAGGTCACTTTGCAGAGCACAAAAAAGATCACCACAGCCGTCGTGGTCTGCTGCGTATGGTTTCTCAGCGTCGTAAACTGCTGGACTACCTGAAGCGTAAAGATGTAGCACGTTACACCAGCCTGATCGAGCGTCTGGGTCTGCGTCGCTAA
- a CDS encoding DEAD/DEAH family ATP-dependent RNA helicase, with the protein MTTELETSFADLGLSAPIISALTDLGYEKPSPIQAECIPHLLNGRDVLGMAQTGSGKTAAFSLPLLHNIDASLKAPQILVLAPTRELAVQVAEAMTDFSKHMHGVNVVALYGGQRYDVQLRALRQGPQVVVGTPGRLLDHLKRGTLNLSNLSGLVLDEADEMLRMGFIEDVETIMAQIPAEHQTALFSATMPEAIRRITRRFMKDPQEVRIQSSITTRPDISQSYWSVYGLRKNEALVRFLEAEDFDAAIIFVRTKNATLEVAEALERSGYSSAALNGDMNQALREQTLERLKDGRLDILIATDVAARGLDVERISLVVNYDIPMDSESYVHRIGRTGRAGRAGRALLFVENRERRLLRNIERTMKLTIPEVEIPTADVLGERRLAKFAAKVQQQLESSDLDMYRALLAKLQPAEELDIETLAAALLKMAQGERPLIVAADPVFKSRPPRREFDDRNDRGDRRERPSRDGDRPARDGDRPRRERRDAGEMELYRIEVGRDDGVEVRHIVGAIANEGDISSRYIGNIKLFSSHSTIELPKGMPGEILSHFTRTRILNKPMNMQLLGDAQPQAARRERPAGAGGERRGNGAPRPFNGERREGGRGRPFNGERREGSAPAGERRAPSRAPRRTTDA; encoded by the coding sequence ATGACTACTGAGCTTGAAACCTCTTTTGCTGACCTGGGGCTGTCCGCTCCAATCATTTCTGCCCTTACCGATTTGGGCTACGAAAAACCATCACCAATCCAGGCTGAGTGTATTCCTCACCTGTTGAACGGCCGCGATGTTCTGGGCATGGCTCAGACCGGTTCCGGCAAAACTGCAGCCTTCTCTCTGCCACTGCTGCACAACATTGATGCTTCTTTGAAAGCACCACAAATTCTTGTTTTAGCACCGACTCGCGAACTGGCAGTTCAGGTTGCTGAAGCAATGACCGACTTCTCTAAACACATGCATGGCGTGAACGTTGTTGCCCTTTACGGTGGCCAACGCTATGACGTCCAGCTGCGCGCTCTGCGTCAGGGGCCACAAGTTGTTGTGGGTACCCCAGGTCGCCTGCTGGACCACTTGAAACGCGGTACTCTGAACCTCTCTAACCTGAGCGGTCTGGTACTGGACGAAGCCGATGAAATGCTGCGTATGGGCTTCATCGAAGACGTTGAAACTATCATGGCGCAGATCCCGGCTGAACATCAGACCGCGCTGTTCTCTGCAACCATGCCAGAAGCGATTCGTCGTATTACTCGTCGCTTCATGAAAGATCCACAGGAAGTGCGCATTCAGTCAAGCATCACTACCCGTCCAGACATCAGCCAGAGCTACTGGTCTGTGTATGGCCTGCGTAAGAATGAAGCGCTGGTTCGTTTCCTGGAAGCTGAAGATTTCGACGCAGCCATCATCTTCGTGCGTACCAAAAACGCTACGTTGGAAGTGGCTGAAGCTCTGGAGCGCAGTGGCTACAGCAGCGCAGCGCTGAACGGTGACATGAACCAGGCTCTGCGTGAGCAGACTCTGGAGCGTCTGAAAGATGGCCGTCTGGACATTCTGATCGCAACCGACGTGGCAGCACGTGGTCTTGACGTAGAACGTATCAGCCTGGTTGTTAACTACGACATCCCGATGGACTCTGAGTCTTACGTTCACCGTATCGGCCGTACCGGTCGTGCTGGTCGTGCTGGTCGCGCACTGCTGTTCGTTGAGAACCGCGAACGTCGCCTGCTGCGCAACATCGAACGTACAATGAAGCTGACCATTCCAGAAGTTGAAATTCCAACTGCGGATGTACTGGGTGAGCGTCGTCTGGCTAAGTTCGCCGCTAAAGTTCAGCAGCAGCTGGAAAGCAGCGATCTGGATATGTACCGTGCGCTGTTGGCTAAACTGCAACCCGCTGAAGAGCTGGACATCGAAACGCTGGCCGCAGCACTGCTGAAAATGGCTCAGGGCGAACGTCCACTGATCGTTGCTGCTGATCCAGTGTTCAAAAGCCGTCCGCCACGCCGTGAATTCGACGATCGTAATGATCGCGGTGACCGCCGTGAACGCCCATCTCGCGATGGTGATCGTCCTGCACGTGATGGCGATCGTCCACGTCGTGAGCGTCGTGACGCTGGCGAAATGGAGCTGTACCGTATCGAAGTGGGTCGTGATGACGGTGTTGAAGTTCGTCACATCGTTGGCGCTATCGCTAACGAAGGCGACATCAGCAGCCGTTATATCGGTAACATCAAGCTGTTCTCTTCGCATTCAACGATCGAGTTGCCGAAAGGCATGCCGGGCGAGATCCTGTCTCACTTTACCCGCACTCGTATCCTGAACAAGCCGATGAACATGCAGTTGCTGGGTGATGCACAGCCACAGGCTGCACGTCGTGAACGTCCTGCTGGTGCAGGCGGTGAGCGTCGTGGTAACGGTGCTCCGCGTCCTTTCAACGGTGAACGTCGTGAAGGTGGCCGTGGCCGTCCTTTCAATGGCGAACGTCGTGAAGGCAGCGCACCAGCCGGTGAGCGTCGCGCTCCAAGCCGTGCTCCGCGTCGTACTACTGACGCATAA
- the nlpI gene encoding lipoprotein NlpI: protein MKPFLRWCYVATALMLAGCSNHDWRKNEVLAIPLQPTLQQEVILARMEQILASRALTDDERAQLLYERGVLYDSLGLRALARNDFSQALSIRPDMPEVFNYLGIYLTQAGNFDAAYEAFDSVLELDPTYNYARLNRGIALYYGGRFSLAQDDLQAFYRDDPNDPFRSLWLYLAEREINPKNADVALQQRYDKADRGQWGWNIVEFYLGKISEKTLMERLKAEATDNTSLAEHLSETDFYLGKHYLSLGDKNSALALFKLTVANNVHNFVEHRYALLELALLGQEQDDLSESDQQ, encoded by the coding sequence ATGAAGCCTTTCTTGCGCTGGTGTTATGTTGCGACAGCACTTATGTTGGCAGGATGCAGCAACCATGATTGGCGTAAAAATGAAGTTCTGGCGATTCCGTTGCAGCCTACGTTGCAGCAGGAAGTCATATTGGCGCGCATGGAACAAATTCTTGCCAGCCGGGCTTTGACAGACGATGAACGCGCACAGCTGTTATATGAGCGCGGTGTACTGTATGATAGCCTTGGACTTAGAGCGTTAGCGCGAAATGATTTTTCACAAGCGCTGTCTATTCGTCCTGATATGCCAGAAGTTTTCAACTACCTGGGGATTTACCTAACGCAGGCAGGCAATTTTGATGCTGCCTATGAAGCGTTTGATTCTGTACTAGAGCTTGATCCAACTTACAACTACGCGCGTTTGAACCGAGGTATCGCACTGTATTACGGTGGCCGATTCTCGTTAGCGCAGGATGATCTGCAGGCGTTTTATCGAGACGATCCAAATGATCCCTTCCGTTCGTTATGGCTTTATCTTGCGGAGCGAGAAATCAATCCGAAGAATGCCGACGTAGCATTGCAACAGCGTTACGACAAAGCGGACAGAGGGCAATGGGGATGGAATATCGTCGAATTCTACCTGGGTAAGATCAGCGAAAAAACGCTGATGGAACGCCTAAAGGCGGAAGCAACGGATAACACTTCGCTCGCTGAGCATCTCAGTGAAACTGACTTCTATTTAGGTAAGCATTACCTAAGTCTGGGGGACAAGAACAGCGCCTTGGCACTGTTCAAACTGACGGTAGCTAACAACGTTCATAATTTTGTTGAGCACCGCTATGCATTGTTGGAATTGGCGCTATTAGGCCAAGAGCAAGACGACCTATCAGAATCGGACCAGCAATAG
- the truB gene encoding tRNA pseudouridine(55) synthase TruB: MSRPRRRGRDIHGVLLLDKSLGLSSNDALQKVKRLYNANRAGHTGALDPLATGMLPLCLGEATKFSRFLLDSDKRYRVIARMGQRTDTSDAEGQIISERDVTFNQQQLDEALDSFRGETQQIPSMYSALKYEGKKLYEYARQGIEVPRESRPINVYELKFIRWEGFEVELEIHCSKGTYIRTIVDDLGEKLGCGAHVTYLRRLQVATYPFERMVTMEQLHALIAQAEAEGIEPRLLLDPLLLPMDSACEDFPEVNLLPVVAGYVKQGQPVQASGAPTSGMVRITEGEERKFIGVGEIDDDGRIAPRRLVVEYTE; the protein is encoded by the coding sequence ATGAGTCGCCCACGTCGTCGCGGCCGTGATATTCACGGCGTTCTGTTATTGGATAAGTCCCTTGGTCTGTCCTCTAACGACGCGCTGCAAAAAGTAAAACGTTTGTATAACGCCAACCGTGCAGGCCATACCGGTGCGTTAGACCCACTGGCTACCGGTATGCTGCCGCTGTGTTTAGGGGAAGCGACCAAGTTCTCGCGTTTCCTTCTGGACTCAGACAAGCGTTATCGCGTGATTGCCCGCATGGGGCAGCGCACCGATACTTCTGATGCCGAAGGTCAAATTATCTCCGAGCGCGATGTCACCTTTAACCAACAGCAGTTGGATGAGGCGTTGGACAGCTTCCGCGGCGAAACTCAGCAAATCCCTTCTATGTATTCCGCATTGAAATACGAGGGGAAGAAGCTCTATGAATATGCCCGTCAGGGGATTGAAGTTCCTCGCGAATCTCGCCCGATTAACGTCTATGAACTGAAGTTCATTCGTTGGGAAGGCTTTGAGGTTGAGCTTGAGATCCACTGTTCCAAAGGCACTTATATCCGCACTATCGTTGACGATTTGGGTGAAAAGCTAGGCTGTGGCGCGCACGTGACTTACCTGCGTCGCTTGCAGGTGGCGACTTATCCTTTCGAACGCATGGTGACGATGGAACAGCTGCATGCGCTGATCGCTCAGGCGGAAGCCGAAGGCATTGAACCGCGCCTGTTACTGGACCCTCTATTATTGCCGATGGACAGCGCCTGTGAAGATTTCCCTGAAGTAAACCTTTTGCCAGTTGTGGCGGGATACGTGAAGCAGGGGCAACCCGTACAGGCTTCCGGCGCCCCGACGTCAGGCATGGTGCGCATCACCGAAGGCGAAGAACGTAAGTTCATTGGCGTCGGTGAAATTGACGATGATGGCCGCATTGCGCCGCGTCGTTTGGTGGTTGAATACACCGAGTAA
- the rbfA gene encoding 30S ribosome-binding factor RbfA, translated as MAKEFSRTQRVSQEMQKEIAIILQREVKDPRVGMATVSGVEVSRDLAYAKVFVTFLDVLTTDNHDPDRVKNGIKALQDASGFIRTLIGKAMRLRVVPELTFAYDNSLVEGMRMSNLVTNVVKNDAERRSAAGDDEE; from the coding sequence ATGGCAAAAGAATTTAGCCGTACCCAACGTGTCTCCCAAGAGATGCAAAAAGAGATCGCCATCATCCTACAGCGCGAAGTCAAAGACCCGCGCGTAGGCATGGCGACCGTTTCTGGCGTTGAAGTGTCTCGTGATCTGGCCTATGCCAAAGTCTTCGTGACCTTTTTAGATGTTTTGACAACAGACAATCACGATCCTGATCGTGTGAAGAATGGCATTAAAGCTTTGCAAGACGCGTCTGGTTTCATCCGCACGTTGATTGGTAAAGCCATGCGTCTGCGTGTTGTTCCAGAGTTAACCTTTGCTTACGACAACTCACTGGTTGAAGGCATGCGTATGTCTAACCTGGTGACGAACGTAGTGAAGAATGACGCTGAGCGTCGTTCTGCTGCAGGTGATGACGAGGAATAA